Proteins encoded by one window of Streptomyces sp. NBC_01571:
- a CDS encoding DUF742 domain-containing protein, giving the protein MTPPQRRRRHPTQEPREVPQGGPPHEGASPEGTPQEGQEQDPKIPGRLYVLTGGGEGGDRADLDLVTLIVARADPPAPTTQPEQSVLLRLCKAPLSVAELSAYLNLPFSVVTVLLTELLTAELVQARAPIVRSALPDRSLLEAVMHGLQKL; this is encoded by the coding sequence ATGACTCCTCCGCAACGCCGTCGGCGCCACCCCACCCAAGAGCCCCGCGAGGTCCCCCAGGGAGGCCCCCCGCACGAGGGAGCCTCCCCGGAGGGGACCCCCCAGGAGGGCCAGGAACAGGACCCCAAGATCCCTGGGCGCCTGTACGTGCTCACCGGCGGGGGTGAGGGCGGCGACCGGGCCGACCTCGACCTGGTCACCTTGATCGTGGCGCGCGCCGACCCTCCGGCGCCCACCACCCAGCCCGAGCAGTCGGTGCTGCTGCGGCTCTGCAAGGCCCCTCTGTCCGTGGCCGAGCTCTCGGCCTATCTCAATCTGCCGTTCAGCGTGGTGACCGTCCTGCTCACCGAGCTGCTGACGGCCGAACTGGTACAGGCGCGCGCCCCGATCGTCCGCTCCGCGCTGCCCGACCGTTCCCTCCTCGAAGCGGTGATGCATGGACTTCAAAAGCTCTGA
- a CDS encoding urea amidolyase associated protein UAAP1: MATATTHGARDHARAQEGTRAEAMPVVPASKWPAPPCEAGHLVWAETVAGGNYTHRVLARGTELRLTDLRGDACAHLLLFAAGRPWERLNVADTVKVQWNAYLGEGQLLLSDQGRVLASLTADTSGRHDALCGTSTLVRNTQRYGDGTPQSASPAGRELFKLAAAKNGLGPRDLPPSLSFFQGVAIRDDGSLDFTGSAGPGGSVTLRAEQDVTVLIANVPHPVDPRPAYTSTALEVLAWRSAATKPGDPLWEATPEGRRAFLNTVEFLAARGHA; encoded by the coding sequence ATGGCGACAGCGACCACGCACGGAGCACGCGATCACGCCCGTGCCCAGGAGGGCACCCGCGCCGAGGCCATGCCCGTCGTCCCGGCGAGCAAGTGGCCCGCGCCCCCCTGCGAGGCGGGCCACCTGGTGTGGGCGGAGACGGTGGCCGGCGGCAACTACACGCACCGGGTGCTGGCCCGCGGCACCGAACTGAGGCTGACCGACCTGCGCGGCGACGCCTGCGCGCACCTCCTCCTGTTCGCCGCCGGCCGTCCCTGGGAGCGCCTGAACGTGGCGGACACGGTCAAGGTCCAGTGGAACGCGTACCTGGGCGAGGGGCAGTTGCTCCTCTCCGACCAGGGCCGTGTGCTCGCCTCGCTCACCGCCGACACCTCCGGGCGGCACGACGCGCTGTGCGGTACCTCCACGCTCGTACGCAACACACAGCGCTACGGGGACGGCACGCCGCAGTCCGCCTCCCCCGCGGGACGCGAGCTGTTCAAGCTGGCCGCGGCCAAGAACGGCCTCGGACCACGTGATCTGCCGCCCTCGCTCTCCTTCTTCCAGGGCGTGGCCATACGCGACGACGGCTCCCTGGACTTCACCGGTTCGGCGGGACCGGGCGGCAGCGTGACGTTGCGCGCCGAGCAGGACGTCACCGTGCTGATCGCGAACGTGCCGCACCCGGTCGATCCGCGCCCCGCCTACACCAGCACCGCCCTCGAGGTGCTCGCCTGGCGGTCGGCGGCGACGAAGCCGGGCGACCCGCTGTGGGAGGCGACGCCCGAGGGCCGCCGCGCCTTCCTGAACACCGTCGAGTTCCTTGCCGCGAGGGGGCACGCATGA
- a CDS encoding ATP/GTP-binding protein translates to MDFKSSDTITGPRAEDHLPHTATAAVKIVIVGGFGVGKTTMVGAVSEIKPLTTEETMTQAGIGIDDNYGSETKTATTVAMDFGRISITEQLVLYLFGTPGQERFWFLWNGLFEGALGAVVLIDTRRLEVSFDVIGRLEERGVPFVVAINDFPDAPSYPIEDLRTALDLAEEIPIVKCDARRRASSRDVLMTLMRFLHSLAMSSSRA, encoded by the coding sequence ATGGACTTCAAAAGCTCTGACACGATCACCGGCCCGCGCGCCGAGGACCACCTGCCGCACACGGCGACCGCCGCGGTGAAGATCGTGATCGTGGGCGGTTTCGGGGTCGGCAAGACGACCATGGTGGGTGCCGTCAGCGAGATCAAGCCGCTGACCACCGAGGAGACCATGACGCAGGCCGGCATCGGCATCGACGACAACTACGGCTCCGAGACCAAGACGGCCACCACCGTGGCCATGGACTTCGGCCGCATCAGCATCACCGAACAACTGGTGCTGTACCTCTTCGGCACCCCCGGCCAGGAGCGCTTCTGGTTCCTGTGGAACGGCCTGTTCGAGGGCGCGCTCGGCGCGGTCGTGCTCATCGACACCCGCCGCCTGGAAGTCAGCTTCGACGTGATCGGCCGGCTGGAGGAACGCGGCGTGCCGTTCGTCGTCGCCATAAACGACTTCCCGGACGCGCCCAGCTATCCGATCGAGGACCTGCGCACCGCGCTCGACCTCGCGGAGGAGATCCCGATCGTGAAGTGCGACGCGCGCCGACGGGCCTCCAGCCGCGACGTCCTGATGACGCTGATGCGTTTCCTGCACTCGCTGGCGATGTCCTCCTCGCGGGCCTGA
- a CDS encoding urea amidolyase associated protein UAAP2 codes for MSAVTSAATTVVPARAAWSSVVRSGGTLTITDLHGNQAVDFLAYDAHDPSVRYSAPDTIQAQGNIFLTAGSVLMSNEHTPLMTVVSDDVGRHDTVGGACSKESNTLRYGHHTWSQHACVDNFLAQGARHGLGKRDLVSNVNWYMNVPVEKDGTLGIVDGLSAPGLALTLRAERDVLVLVSNCPQINNPCNGFEPTAVAMSVGTAE; via the coding sequence ATGAGCGCGGTCACGAGCGCCGCCACGACCGTGGTTCCCGCGCGCGCCGCCTGGTCGTCCGTCGTCCGCTCGGGCGGCACACTCACCATCACCGACCTGCACGGCAACCAGGCCGTCGACTTCCTCGCCTACGACGCCCACGACCCGTCCGTCCGCTACAGCGCGCCCGACACGATCCAGGCACAGGGGAACATCTTCCTGACGGCCGGCAGCGTGCTGATGTCCAACGAGCACACGCCCCTGATGACCGTGGTGTCCGACGACGTCGGCCGGCACGACACGGTCGGCGGCGCCTGCTCGAAGGAGTCGAACACGCTGCGGTACGGCCACCACACCTGGTCGCAGCACGCCTGCGTGGACAACTTCCTCGCGCAGGGCGCCCGGCACGGCCTCGGCAAGCGCGACCTCGTCTCGAACGTCAACTGGTACATGAACGTGCCGGTCGAGAAGGACGGCACGCTCGGCATCGTCGACGGTCTCTCGGCCCCGGGCCTGGCCCTGACCCTGCGCGCCGAACGCGACGTGCTCGTCCTGGTCTCCAACTGCCCCCAGATCAACAACCCCTGCAACGGCTTCGAACCGACCGCCGTTGCGATGAGCGTCGGGACGGCGGAATGA
- a CDS encoding TetR/AcrR family transcriptional regulator produces the protein MGAGGGRRVGRPRATQRPDSGLSPRDELLHAAAELFTTRGYAATTTRAVAERAGMRQASMYHYVSGKEELLAELLESTVTPSLAFARELLADDAAAPEGRLWQLCRTDVELLCGGPHNLGGLYLLPEVRAERFAGFHAVRAELKDTYRQLLAATAAGGALAKSELDLRTDLLFGLIEGVILVHRSDPDRPVSAFAEATADAALRIAGI, from the coding sequence ATGGGAGCCGGTGGCGGACGACGGGTCGGCCGGCCGCGTGCGACGCAGCGGCCGGACAGCGGTCTGTCGCCGCGCGACGAACTGCTCCACGCGGCCGCCGAGTTGTTCACGACACGCGGCTACGCGGCGACGACCACCCGGGCCGTCGCCGAGCGGGCGGGCATGCGTCAGGCGTCCATGTACCACTACGTCTCCGGCAAGGAGGAGCTGCTCGCCGAGCTCCTGGAGTCCACGGTCACGCCCTCGCTGGCCTTCGCCCGGGAGCTCCTGGCGGACGACGCGGCTGCGCCCGAGGGCCGGTTGTGGCAGCTGTGCCGCACCGACGTGGAACTGCTCTGCGGTGGCCCGCACAACCTCGGCGGGCTGTACCTGCTGCCCGAGGTGCGTGCCGAGCGCTTCGCCGGATTCCATGCCGTACGGGCCGAACTCAAGGACACCTACCGGCAGTTGCTGGCCGCGACGGCTGCGGGCGGCGCGCTCGCCAAGAGTGAACTCGATCTGCGGACAGACCTGTTGTTCGGCCTCATCGAAGGGGTGATTCTCGTGCACCGCTCCGACCCGGACCGCCCCGTGTCCGCGTTCGCCGAGGCCACCGCCGACGCCGCGCTGCGGATCGCCGGAATCTGA
- a CDS encoding ATP-binding protein, which translates to MVSVQSPPGGRELPYARVLLLPAILMAAVTGTAVAVVTSPARFAVGWCGAIATLLVVTVAAEAVRRGRDARDLRAELARSTAHFEQRIATHDQDFVRLRTEVLPIALRRMRGGVNPEDVARTFGRGKGDPCELPAAQRDLLGAVLKVVDDEDLLRDSSQRSFVNIARRVQAIVHQQNKELREMEEDHGRNPEVFDDLLRIDHGTALIGRLADSIAVLGGGRPGRNWPEPVPLFSVMRGAMSRILEYRRIELHSIADVAVNGIHVEPVIHAVAELLDNATRYSPPTTKVHLTALVVQTGVAIEIEDSGVSFSDEARGKIEELLRQAAAGVDLNILGEAPRLGMAVVGRLSKMYDMKISLRQSAYGGVRAVIVVPSNMLTKDPAPGLAHGIGVNAVPTMDTDGVEGPKRKPKKRRPTTGPRIPSPHDGSQDDDAPLVTEWTPNGLPQRRSRVKVPLSQRIAEARAAEVAAEAAAAAAPWAAAPAPKEEEPPPGMWVEAFMEGLKGDPDPTAFTQSHQPAPAEADDEGDFK; encoded by the coding sequence ATGGTGAGTGTTCAATCGCCTCCCGGTGGCCGTGAACTTCCCTACGCGCGCGTCCTGTTGCTGCCGGCCATACTGATGGCCGCGGTGACCGGGACCGCCGTCGCCGTGGTGACGAGCCCGGCCAGGTTCGCTGTCGGCTGGTGCGGCGCCATCGCCACGCTGCTGGTCGTCACCGTCGCGGCGGAAGCCGTACGCCGTGGCCGCGACGCCCGTGACCTGCGCGCCGAACTCGCCCGCAGCACCGCGCACTTCGAACAGCGCATCGCCACGCACGACCAGGATTTCGTGCGCCTGCGCACCGAGGTCCTGCCGATCGCGCTCCGCCGCATGCGGGGCGGCGTCAACCCCGAGGACGTGGCCCGCACCTTCGGCCGCGGCAAGGGCGACCCGTGCGAACTCCCCGCCGCACAACGGGATCTGCTCGGCGCCGTGCTCAAGGTCGTGGACGACGAGGACCTGCTGCGCGACTCCTCCCAGCGCTCCTTCGTCAACATCGCCCGGCGCGTCCAGGCGATCGTCCACCAGCAGAACAAGGAACTCCGCGAGATGGAGGAGGACCACGGGCGCAACCCCGAGGTCTTCGACGACCTGCTGCGCATCGACCACGGCACCGCGCTGATCGGCCGCCTCGCCGACTCCATCGCCGTGCTCGGCGGCGGCCGTCCGGGGCGCAACTGGCCCGAGCCCGTCCCGCTGTTCAGCGTGATGCGCGGCGCCATGTCCCGGATCCTCGAGTACCGCCGCATCGAACTGCACTCGATCGCAGACGTCGCCGTCAACGGCATCCACGTCGAACCGGTCATCCACGCCGTCGCCGAACTGCTCGACAACGCGACCCGCTACTCGCCGCCGACCACCAAGGTGCATCTCACCGCCCTCGTCGTGCAGACCGGCGTCGCCATCGAGATCGAGGACTCCGGCGTCAGCTTCAGCGACGAGGCCCGCGGAAAGATCGAGGAACTGCTCCGGCAGGCCGCGGCCGGCGTCGACCTCAACATCCTCGGCGAGGCCCCCCGGCTCGGCATGGCCGTCGTCGGGCGGCTCTCGAAGATGTACGACATGAAGATCTCGCTGCGCCAGTCCGCGTACGGCGGGGTCCGCGCCGTCATCGTCGTGCCGAGCAACATGCTCACCAAGGACCCCGCCCCCGGTCTCGCCCACGGCATCGGCGTGAACGCGGTGCCCACGATGGACACCGACGGCGTCGAGGGCCCCAAGCGCAAGCCGAAGAAGCGCCGTCCGACCACCGGACCTCGTATCCCGTCGCCGCACGACGGCTCCCAGGACGACGACGCCCCGCTGGTCACCGAGTGGACGCCCAACGGCCTGCCGCAGCGGCGCAGCAGGGTCAAGGTCCCGCTCAGCCAGCGGATCGCGGAGGCCCGCGCCGCCGAGGTGGCGGCCGAGGCCGCGGCGGCAGCGGCGCCCTGGGCCGCCGCGCCCGCCCCGAAGGAGGAGGAGCCCCCGCCGGGGATGTGGGTCGAGGCGTTCATGGAAGGCCTCAAGGGCGACCCCGACCCGACCGCTTTCACCCAGAGCCATCAGCCGGCCCCCGCTGAGGCCGACGACGAGGGGGACTTCAAGTGA
- a CDS encoding roadblock/LC7 domain-containing protein: protein MIQQRGNFDWMLKDLADGVPGIQQIVVLSADGLRIARYGGDPDAADRVAAACAGLQSLAGAVAGEIPRSDGTMRMVIIEINGGYFYLMSAGANAYLAVLANQTAEPGLMSNRMRDLVARIGAHLTSPPRRNGQTV, encoded by the coding sequence GTGATCCAGCAGCGAGGCAACTTCGACTGGATGCTCAAAGATCTCGCCGACGGCGTCCCGGGCATCCAGCAGATCGTGGTGCTCTCCGCCGACGGACTGCGCATCGCCCGCTACGGCGGCGACCCCGACGCCGCCGACCGCGTCGCCGCCGCCTGCGCGGGACTCCAGAGCCTGGCCGGAGCCGTCGCGGGCGAGATCCCCCGCAGCGACGGCACCATGCGGATGGTCATCATCGAGATCAACGGGGGCTACTTCTATCTCATGTCCGCCGGGGCCAACGCCTATCTCGCGGTCCTCGCCAACCAGACCGCGGAGCCCGGCCTGATGAGCAACCGCATGCGCGACCTCGTCGCACGGATCGGCGCGCATCTCACCAGCCCGCCGCGCCGCAACGGGCAGACCGTATGA